A single genomic interval of Lentimicrobium saccharophilum harbors:
- the gldB gene encoding gliding motility lipoprotein GldB codes for MNSRLATLIFPALLLFAACTGNNTEKKTASDGSDSSSFTNVEEGFRIRRYEQVLFGPGEAGLEKRLRAVAPDYAVFLGTGDIGDEEVNQLKLFISDPQNKASYESVMQQYPDLGWLEKELEQAFGIFEKEIPGGRKPLTYSYVSGYDFHLPVKYADSVLIIALDMYLGEDHEMYKKLGIPLYLSRRFTRDHILPDVMKEAGMLLIPEKRSAYTLLDAMLEQGKTLYFTDVTTGNTEDQFKIGFTAAQLDWCVKNERNLWQFIIENELLYKTDSKAMSMFMVDGPFTSSFSQESPARTGAWLGWQIVKAYMKKNNVSLKQLLDNVNSQEILEKSGYKPGKG; via the coding sequence ATGAATTCCAGACTTGCTACACTGATTTTCCCAGCCCTTCTCCTGTTTGCTGCCTGCACCGGCAATAACACGGAAAAAAAAACCGCGTCAGACGGCTCAGATTCATCATCATTCACGAATGTGGAAGAAGGATTCAGGATCAGGCGGTACGAACAGGTATTGTTTGGCCCGGGTGAAGCCGGTTTGGAAAAAAGGCTCAGGGCCGTTGCCCCTGATTATGCTGTTTTTCTGGGAACCGGAGATATCGGCGATGAAGAGGTAAATCAACTGAAATTGTTTATCAGTGATCCTCAGAACAAAGCTTCCTATGAGTCGGTAATGCAGCAGTATCCTGACCTGGGATGGCTTGAAAAAGAACTTGAACAGGCCTTTGGAATATTCGAAAAGGAAATTCCGGGAGGCAGGAAACCACTTACCTATTCCTATGTTTCGGGATACGATTTTCATTTACCCGTCAAATATGCCGATTCGGTACTGATCATTGCCCTTGACATGTATCTCGGGGAGGATCATGAAATGTACAAGAAACTGGGGATTCCGCTCTATCTATCCCGGCGTTTTACCCGAGACCATATCCTGCCTGATGTGATGAAAGAAGCGGGTATGCTGCTGATTCCTGAAAAAAGAAGCGCCTATACCCTGCTTGATGCAATGCTAGAACAGGGAAAAACCCTCTATTTTACCGATGTTACTACCGGAAATACAGAAGATCAGTTTAAAATCGGCTTCACTGCAGCGCAACTGGACTGGTGTGTTAAAAATGAGCGCAATCTCTGGCAGTTTATCATTGAAAATGAGCTGTTGTATAAAACTGATTCGAAAGCAATGAGTATGTTTATGGTAGACGGTCCGTTTACATCCTCCTTTTCGCAGGAATCGCCGGCCCGCACCGGAGCCTGGCTGGGCTGGCAGATTGTAAAAGCCTATATGAAAAAGAATAATGTGAGCCTGAAACAACTCCTCGACAACGTCAATTCACAGGAAATACTGGAGAAATCAGGCTATAAGCCAGGAAAAGGATAA
- a CDS encoding porin family protein, with amino-acid sequence MKKYLIAILVLFAFTSTAQVPYFTFGPKAGASFSRFNADQDQIEEEMKSSLHFGAFVRIGDRVYLQPELLFMNRKGDLSQTEVAGSTKSLHIKTLDIPVLLGGKLIDTDLFNVRILAGPVASLAVNKDINSENWENTLTGDDIRAANWGIQTGAGVDLLMFTIDLRYEFGISDFSKNEGLTLKNNMFTVSLGWKIL; translated from the coding sequence ATGAAAAAGTATCTGATCGCAATACTTGTCCTTTTCGCTTTTACCTCAACCGCGCAGGTTCCGTATTTTACTTTCGGCCCCAAGGCCGGTGCTTCATTCTCCAGATTCAACGCTGATCAGGACCAGATAGAAGAAGAAATGAAAAGCTCCCTTCATTTCGGCGCATTCGTCAGGATAGGCGACAGGGTTTACCTTCAGCCGGAACTGCTTTTTATGAACCGAAAGGGTGATCTTTCTCAAACAGAGGTGGCCGGCAGCACGAAATCGCTGCACATAAAAACGCTGGATATCCCCGTTTTACTCGGCGGCAAACTAATTGATACGGATCTTTTCAATGTCAGGATTCTGGCCGGTCCGGTTGCATCGCTTGCCGTTAATAAAGACATCAACAGTGAAAACTGGGAAAACACCCTCACCGGTGATGATATCCGTGCCGCCAATTGGGGCATTCAAACCGGCGCCGGGGTGGATCTGCTTATGTTCACCATAGACCTGAGGTATGAATTCGGAATTTCCGACTTCTCAAAAAACGAAGGCCTGACACTGAAAAACAATATGTTTACCGTAAGTCTTGGCTGGAAAATACTTTAG
- a CDS encoding porin family protein: protein MKLIQRTLLLALLLLFVSFTGAFAQYKSIAMGVKVSPNIGWLRTDAEDYSSEGAVPGISWGLITDFYFAENYAFSSGFNVTFHNGKISYPDIESFNIGVLNRQYRLKYIDIPMLIKMKTNDIGDFRFFGQIGLQPGVRIGSKAKDSFKSVTPPSTVNRDWRTIDSQTNLFRVSMVVGAGVEYPIDNSTALVAGINFLNGLSDVLKGDNEVDSTVEHHAVPNAFEITLGIIF, encoded by the coding sequence ATGAAATTGATACAAAGAACGCTGCTCCTTGCATTATTGCTTTTATTTGTTTCCTTTACCGGTGCGTTCGCCCAGTATAAATCGATCGCCATGGGTGTTAAAGTTTCCCCGAATATTGGCTGGCTGCGGACGGATGCTGAAGACTACTCCTCCGAAGGTGCTGTTCCCGGCATCTCCTGGGGGCTGATTACCGATTTTTACTTTGCTGAGAATTACGCATTCTCTTCAGGGTTTAACGTCACCTTCCACAATGGTAAAATATCATATCCGGATATCGAATCCTTCAACATCGGGGTGTTGAACCGGCAGTACCGGCTTAAGTATATTGATATTCCCATGCTGATCAAGATGAAAACCAATGATATCGGGGATTTTCGCTTTTTCGGACAAATCGGTCTGCAGCCCGGGGTCAGGATAGGCTCAAAGGCGAAAGACAGTTTTAAATCGGTAACCCCTCCATCAACGGTAAACAGAGACTGGCGTACCATTGATTCACAAACCAATCTTTTCAGGGTTTCCATGGTGGTTGGCGCAGGGGTGGAATACCCCATTGATAACTCCACAGCGCTGGTTGCCGGCATCAATTTTTTGAACGGATTGAGCGATGTGCTGAAGGGCGATAATGAGGTAGACAGCACCGTTGAGCATCATGCAGTACCAAACGCTTTTGAAATTACCCTTGGAATTATCTTCTGA
- a CDS encoding NAD+ synthase → MKLALVQLNYVIGDFDGNTLKIIEQLRLAQRSGAEVAVFAELAVTGYPARDYLEFDDFISRSEECMQQIAAECHGIAAIVGGPSRNLTGRGKPLFNSAWIFDGGQVKQLVHKSLLPNYDVFDEYRYFEPATGSGVVEVNGTRLAVTICEDIWNTGDIPLYRRFPLDEAFAMKPELIINIAASPFHYNQAIARRRVLRDNALKYKLPVIYVNHTGAQTELIFDGGSMACDSGGNIREALPFFKEGMKIIETGESWYNAPVAPEVKIAEEVRDIALIHDALVLGIRDYFGKMGFGKAILGLSGGIDSAVTLALAAEALGPQSVHGILLPSEFSSDHSVEDAKVLAVNLGCPYEVIPISDTFHTLESTMQPFFKDLPFGLTEENMQARIRAVILMALANKFGYILLNTSNKSEAAVGYGTLYGDMCGGLSVLGDVYKTDVYRLAHYINRITEVIPMNSIVKPPSAELRPGQKDSDSLPEYDVLDQLLFQYIEKRKGKRELEAMGFAPALVARVLKMVNTNEWKRYQTPPILRVSPKAFGMGRRMPIVGKYTG, encoded by the coding sequence ATGAAATTAGCATTGGTGCAACTGAATTACGTCATAGGTGATTTTGATGGCAACACCCTGAAAATTATTGAACAACTGCGTCTGGCTCAACGTTCAGGCGCCGAAGTGGCTGTTTTTGCAGAACTTGCCGTCACCGGTTATCCCGCCCGCGACTATCTCGAATTTGACGACTTCATCAGCAGGTCGGAAGAATGTATGCAGCAAATTGCTGCGGAATGCCATGGCATCGCTGCGATTGTCGGCGGGCCTTCGCGCAACCTCACCGGCAGGGGAAAGCCGCTGTTTAACTCGGCCTGGATATTTGACGGCGGGCAGGTAAAACAACTGGTACATAAAAGCCTGCTGCCCAATTATGATGTGTTTGATGAATACCGTTATTTTGAACCGGCGACCGGATCAGGAGTGGTTGAAGTAAACGGGACCCGCCTGGCTGTTACCATTTGTGAAGATATTTGGAACACCGGGGATATTCCGCTTTACCGGAGGTTTCCGCTGGATGAGGCGTTCGCAATGAAACCGGAATTGATTATCAATATTGCCGCTTCACCTTTTCATTACAACCAGGCAATTGCCCGCAGGCGGGTGCTCAGGGATAATGCGTTGAAATATAAATTGCCTGTGATTTATGTGAATCATACCGGGGCCCAGACCGAGCTGATTTTTGACGGTGGCTCCATGGCCTGCGACAGCGGTGGAAATATCCGGGAAGCCCTGCCTTTTTTTAAGGAAGGAATGAAGATTATTGAAACCGGTGAATCCTGGTACAATGCACCGGTTGCGCCTGAAGTTAAGATAGCCGAGGAAGTACGCGATATCGCCCTGATTCATGATGCGCTGGTGCTCGGCATCCGAGATTATTTCGGGAAAATGGGATTTGGTAAGGCGATACTCGGGCTTTCCGGCGGTATTGATTCTGCGGTCACCCTTGCCCTGGCTGCAGAAGCGCTTGGTCCGCAGAGCGTACACGGCATCCTGCTGCCTTCTGAATTTTCATCGGACCATTCCGTTGAAGATGCAAAAGTGTTGGCGGTCAACCTGGGCTGTCCCTATGAGGTCATCCCGATTTCAGATACGTTCCATACACTTGAAAGCACCATGCAGCCTTTTTTCAAGGATTTGCCATTCGGGTTAACCGAGGAAAACATGCAGGCACGGATCAGGGCGGTGATCCTGATGGCACTGGCCAATAAATTCGGTTATATTCTATTGAATACCAGTAATAAGAGTGAAGCAGCGGTGGGGTATGGCACCCTATACGGCGATATGTGCGGCGGGCTTTCGGTGCTCGGCGATGTCTACAAAACCGATGTTTACCGACTGGCGCATTATATAAACCGGATCACGGAAGTTATTCCGATGAACTCAATCGTAAAACCGCCCTCGGCTGAACTGCGGCCCGGACAGAAAGACAGCGATTCGCTGCCCGAATATGATGTACTCGACCAACTGCTATTCCAGTATATAGAGAAGCGTAAGGGAAAAAGGGAACTGGAAGCAATGGGATTCGCCCCGGCACTGGTTGCCCGCGTGCTGAAAATGGTGAATACAAATGAGTGGAAACGGTATCAGACTCCACCCATCCTGCGCGTTTCGCCCAAGGCTTTCGGTATGGGCCGGCGTATGCCGATTGTGGGGAAATACACAGGTTAA
- a CDS encoding NifU family protein — MSNHEELTIKVKNIIEQIRPYLQADGGDISFVELTEDKVVNVELQGACGSCPFSRMTLKNGVEEAVRKALPEIKSVEALNM, encoded by the coding sequence ATGTCAAACCACGAAGAACTGACCATAAAAGTCAAAAACATCATTGAGCAGATCAGGCCTTACCTGCAGGCCGACGGCGGCGATATCAGCTTTGTTGAACTAACCGAAGACAAGGTGGTAAATGTTGAATTACAGGGCGCCTGCGGTTCCTGCCCGTTCAGCCGTATGACCCTTAAAAACGGCGTGGAAGAAGCCGTAAGAAAAGCCCTGCCCGAAATCAAATCGGTGGAAGCGTTGAATATGTAA
- a CDS encoding Mrp/NBP35 family ATP-binding protein, whose amino-acid sequence MAFSKEDVINALRTVNDPDLKRDLVSLNMIEDVQVEGNKVSFKVVLTTPACPLKDKIKKDCIAAIQKLVDPWAEVNVEMTSRVTTRRADKQPLLQGVKNIIAVASGKGGVGKSTVAANLAVALGRTGARVGLIDADIYGPSVPLMFNEMNTKPAAVEKNGKAYVVPVRKYGIDILSIGFFVDPAKALVWRGPMASNALTQLFSEADWGELDYLVIDMPPGTGDIHLTIVQQLPVTGVCIVTTPQEVALADARKAIGMFTQESINVPILGLIENMAWFTPAELPENKYFIFGKEGGKRLAEEHNIPLLGQIPLVQGICESGDKGSPIALDFSSPVSEAFVKLAENTAQQIAIRNATLAPTKIVEITK is encoded by the coding sequence ATGGCTTTCTCTAAAGAAGACGTTATCAATGCTTTAAGAACTGTTAATGACCCTGACCTGAAGCGCGATCTGGTCTCGCTGAACATGATAGAGGATGTACAGGTGGAGGGCAACAAAGTTTCTTTTAAAGTTGTACTCACCACCCCCGCCTGTCCGCTGAAGGACAAGATCAAAAAAGACTGCATTGCTGCCATTCAGAAACTGGTTGACCCCTGGGCAGAAGTTAATGTGGAGATGACTTCGAGGGTAACCACCCGCCGGGCCGACAAACAGCCGCTGCTGCAGGGTGTAAAAAATATAATTGCGGTAGCCTCAGGCAAAGGTGGCGTAGGTAAATCGACCGTAGCCGCCAACCTGGCCGTGGCACTCGGACGCACAGGCGCCAGGGTGGGACTCATTGACGCCGATATCTACGGGCCCTCCGTTCCCCTGATGTTCAACGAGATGAATACCAAACCGGCTGCCGTTGAGAAAAACGGGAAAGCATATGTTGTTCCGGTTCGTAAATATGGGATAGATATTCTGTCGATCGGCTTTTTTGTGGATCCTGCCAAAGCCCTTGTATGGCGCGGGCCCATGGCCAGCAATGCGCTGACCCAGCTTTTCAGCGAAGCCGACTGGGGCGAGCTCGACTACCTGGTTATTGATATGCCCCCCGGAACCGGCGACATTCACCTGACCATTGTGCAGCAACTGCCTGTAACCGGCGTATGCATCGTTACCACGCCACAGGAAGTGGCGCTTGCAGATGCCCGGAAAGCCATCGGTATGTTTACCCAGGAGAGCATCAACGTTCCCATCCTCGGCCTGATTGAAAATATGGCATGGTTTACCCCGGCCGAACTGCCTGAAAACAAATACTTTATTTTCGGAAAAGAGGGCGGCAAACGCCTGGCAGAAGAGCACAACATCCCGCTGCTTGGCCAGATTCCGCTGGTACAGGGGATCTGCGAATCGGGCGACAAGGGCAGTCCCATCGCGCTTGATTTCAGTTCACCGGTATCTGAAGCCTTTGTCAAACTGGCTGAAAATACTGCCCAGCAGATCGCCATACGCAATGCCACCCTGGCTCCGACTAAAATTGTGGAAATCACCAAGTAA
- a CDS encoding T9SS type A sorting domain-containing protein: protein MKKLPKGIWILSVLLMICRIEGIHAQIIADHTVVDKYDQIPQQYIDKVKEMWVIVAGESHSKGYRIGCRLLEELDPRFQVNIRESGTPEGYTNAYMRLSSATWGDLNNSSGWFYSYGEEDWFTNATALTRTRDHLTHCNTNNLAIAAMGFGWCWDMTSNNWPAGTPDPVYQVRWAGRSSAGPEGSKRWGLDAGDFALTDNSVCMDTYLSATDGYNTHCIANGYPTKIFYTTGPVDANENLGENGYQRFVKHEYIRNFVKADAGRILFDYADILCWNDAGERRVVSWTDFGGLTQEFQAIHADNLIDLDGGYVEDGDHIGEKGAVRLAKALWWMLARMAGWDGQPLAADARQLADNTIIYPVPAKDFLVVETGANTGMVLAELFDIRGNFILAEHIRGIGSRINLNGINPGVYLLRITAGDKIAYRKVIRL, encoded by the coding sequence ATGAAGAAGCTGCCGAAGGGTATATGGATATTGTCAGTGCTGTTGATGATATGCAGGATTGAAGGGATTCATGCACAGATCATTGCCGATCATACAGTGGTTGACAAGTATGATCAGATTCCGCAGCAATATATCGATAAGGTGAAAGAGATGTGGGTGATTGTGGCCGGGGAGTCTCACTCAAAGGGATACAGAATCGGTTGCCGTTTGCTCGAAGAGCTGGATCCGCGATTCCAGGTCAATATCAGGGAATCAGGAACCCCCGAAGGTTACACCAATGCCTACATGCGCCTGAGCAGTGCCACCTGGGGCGACCTGAACAACAGCAGCGGATGGTTTTACAGCTACGGAGAGGAGGATTGGTTTACCAATGCTACCGCGCTGACCCGTACACGGGACCACCTCACCCATTGCAATACGAATAACCTGGCCATTGCTGCCATGGGCTTCGGCTGGTGCTGGGACATGACCAGCAACAACTGGCCGGCCGGAACCCCAGATCCCGTTTACCAGGTAAGGTGGGCGGGGCGTTCTTCGGCAGGCCCGGAAGGGAGCAAACGCTGGGGATTGGATGCCGGGGATTTCGCCCTCACTGATAACTCAGTATGCATGGATACCTATCTGAGTGCCACCGATGGGTACAATACGCATTGCATCGCCAACGGTTACCCGACAAAAATCTTTTACACCACCGGCCCTGTGGATGCAAATGAAAACCTCGGCGAAAACGGGTATCAGCGCTTTGTTAAACATGAATATATCAGGAATTTTGTCAAGGCAGATGCCGGTCGAATCCTTTTTGATTATGCCGATATTCTTTGCTGGAACGATGCCGGGGAGCGAAGGGTGGTTTCGTGGACCGATTTCGGAGGGTTAACGCAGGAGTTTCAGGCAATTCACGCTGATAATCTGATAGATCTGGATGGAGGTTATGTTGAAGACGGCGATCATATCGGTGAAAAGGGGGCCGTCAGGCTTGCAAAAGCGCTCTGGTGGATGCTGGCCCGCATGGCTGGTTGGGATGGGCAGCCCCTGGCGGCTGATGCCAGGCAATTGGCAGATAATACAATCATTTACCCTGTTCCAGCGAAGGATTTTCTGGTCGTTGAGACTGGAGCCAACACCGGGATGGTACTGGCTGAATTATTTGACATCAGAGGAAATTTCATCCTTGCGGAGCATATCCGCGGAATCGGCTCACGGATCAACCTGAACGGCATCAACCCGGGCGTTTATCTTTTAAGAATCACCGCCGGGGATAAGATTGCATACCGAAAGGTCATCAGGTTGTGA
- a CDS encoding S1 family peptidase, which translates to MRYRLLKVLCIALMLCGCRVTSPVQHNNGETGQASVFENNPMQRQFENLTLRVYRIVTYVTYESQVFEQGSGLTLNDLSGKDFDFSVVKARLVHNDSYSGTGFAIKVSEGKALLLTCAHTIDFPDTVFTYDDNANASGQRYLLGLSVKTSQVIQVSGNNLHCRAEILAADPANDLALLEIPLTSGDDRAVVPMAEGNKLSWGDRVWLTGYPSGRFMMTSGLISNPGASDGLLMTDAPFSEGYSGAPAFVFDQRADVFRLAGIGRSVAARSSYVLRPEKEIHEAPYNTSLPYTGPVYVRTEREPAPGVTFLIGSSILDDFLESCDAVLQTNGWGGIAREMRK; encoded by the coding sequence ATGCGATACCGCTTGTTAAAAGTTTTATGTATTGCACTAATGCTATGCGGATGCCGGGTTACCTCACCGGTTCAGCACAACAACGGTGAAACAGGGCAGGCCTCTGTATTTGAAAATAATCCGATGCAGCGGCAGTTTGAAAACCTCACGCTCCGGGTTTACAGAATTGTAACCTATGTTACTTACGAATCGCAGGTTTTTGAACAGGGAAGCGGCCTTACACTGAATGACCTTTCCGGAAAGGACTTTGATTTTTCGGTGGTTAAGGCCCGGCTTGTTCACAACGATTCATACAGCGGCACCGGCTTTGCCATTAAGGTCAGTGAAGGTAAAGCCCTGTTGCTTACCTGTGCGCACACCATTGATTTTCCCGACACGGTATTTACTTATGATGACAATGCCAATGCATCCGGACAACGCTACCTGCTCGGCTTGTCGGTAAAGACAAGTCAGGTAATTCAGGTCAGCGGCAACAATCTGCATTGCAGGGCCGAAATCCTTGCCGCTGATCCCGCCAATGACCTGGCCCTGCTCGAAATTCCGCTCACATCCGGGGATGATCGTGCAGTTGTTCCCATGGCGGAAGGGAATAAACTATCCTGGGGCGACAGGGTTTGGCTGACCGGATATCCTTCGGGAAGGTTTATGATGACTTCCGGCTTAATCAGTAATCCTGGCGCATCAGACGGTTTGCTGATGACCGATGCGCCTTTTAGTGAAGGTTACAGCGGGGCGCCTGCCTTTGTTTTTGATCAGCGTGCAGACGTTTTCCGGCTGGCCGGTATCGGGCGTTCTGTGGCCGCCAGAAGCAGTTATGTGCTGCGGCCGGAAAAAGAGATCCATGAAGCGCCTTACAATACTTCCCTGCCTTACACCGGTCCGGTATATGTGCGCACGGAGCGCGAACCGGCGCCAGGGGTCACATTTCTGATTGGCAGCAGCATTTTGGATGATTTTTTAGAATCCTGTGATGCAGTGCTTCAAACGAACGGTTGGGGTGGTATTGCCCGTGAAATGCGGAAGTGA
- a CDS encoding MGMT family protein, which yields MKADAQASFFENVYEVVKLIPYGRVTSYGAIAAFLGSRGSARMVGWAMNASHACPEPVPAHRVVNRNGLLTGKHHFGNQDLMQQLLEQEGAVIEDDKILNFRELFWDPSRELGY from the coding sequence GTGAAAGCAGATGCCCAGGCTTCTTTCTTTGAAAATGTCTATGAGGTCGTAAAACTGATCCCTTACGGCAGGGTAACTTCTTACGGGGCTATCGCTGCATTTCTGGGCAGCCGGGGCTCTGCACGCATGGTAGGGTGGGCGATGAATGCCTCACACGCTTGCCCGGAGCCGGTTCCTGCACACCGGGTGGTTAACCGCAACGGCTTGCTTACCGGCAAACATCATTTCGGCAACCAGGATCTGATGCAACAACTCCTTGAGCAGGAAGGCGCTGTGATAGAAGATGATAAGATTCTGAATTTCAGAGAGCTATTCTGGGATCCTTCCCGTGAACTGGGATACTAA
- the trmB gene encoding tRNA (guanosine(46)-N7)-methyltransferase TrmB produces MSKRKLDRFAENATFPHLFQPAFEELVRGFDQKGKWHGFFGNENPVILELGCGKGEYTVTLAEKYPENNYIGVDIKGARIWRGARTSFENGYPNVAFLRMRIDMILNAFAPGEVNGIWITFPDPQPAKARKRLTSPMFLNRYKTLLKPGSIIHLKTDNLAFFEYTLETIAAEGHELLMHTFDLYNSGLTEDVMLTQTHYEKIFLAQGIPIKYLRFRLK; encoded by the coding sequence TTGAGCAAGAGAAAATTAGACCGATTCGCGGAAAACGCCACCTTTCCGCACCTTTTCCAGCCGGCATTCGAGGAACTGGTCCGGGGTTTCGATCAGAAAGGCAAGTGGCACGGTTTTTTCGGAAATGAAAACCCCGTCATCCTGGAACTCGGATGTGGCAAAGGGGAGTACACCGTTACCCTTGCAGAAAAATATCCGGAAAATAATTATATTGGCGTTGATATCAAAGGGGCAAGAATATGGCGGGGCGCCAGGACGTCGTTCGAAAACGGTTACCCCAATGTGGCCTTTTTGCGCATGCGCATCGACATGATACTTAACGCCTTTGCCCCGGGAGAGGTAAACGGAATCTGGATCACCTTTCCCGATCCCCAGCCTGCCAAAGCCAGAAAACGGCTGACTTCACCCATGTTCCTGAACCGGTATAAGACCCTGCTCAAACCCGGCAGCATCATTCACCTGAAGACCGATAACCTTGCATTTTTTGAATATACACTCGAAACAATTGCCGCTGAAGGCCATGAACTGCTGATGCATACGTTTGATCTGTACAACAGCGGATTAACGGAAGATGTGATGCTCACACAAACCCATTACGAAAAGATATTTCTCGCACAGGGCATTCCTATCAAGTACCTGAGATTCAGATTAAAATAA
- a CDS encoding HU domain-containing protein, protein MDLEKYISSLLFEHDCVIIPGLGGFIANYTPATIHPVTHTFMPPSRQLAFNARLCNNDGILANAIASGEGITYAEANRLIESAVNGLLNVLGKKGEIVMAGIGRLTADRENNLRFTPEKGSNFLDDAFGLVPFTSEPVNREGLQEKISRSLTGSRALPAMRKLPSTLRWAAILLPLAAISVWSALNTGGLTRLKNNYASLIPAQSESPVQVNTGNPEVATYTVSPAEITPEPVSAPEPAEAVKPDIYFVIAGAFSIQENAEKLVSDLRAEGYDASIAGQNSRGLYHVSAAGFSNKDLAISKVNELRHGKFPDAWLLTRR, encoded by the coding sequence ATGGATCTTGAAAAGTACATCAGCAGCCTGCTGTTTGAGCACGATTGCGTGATTATCCCCGGTCTTGGAGGGTTTATCGCCAATTACACCCCGGCCACCATCCATCCGGTAACGCACACCTTCATGCCCCCTTCGAGGCAACTTGCTTTCAATGCAAGGTTATGCAACAACGATGGTATCCTGGCCAACGCCATTGCTTCCGGTGAAGGAATCACCTATGCGGAAGCCAACAGGCTGATAGAGTCAGCGGTGAACGGGTTATTGAACGTACTGGGCAAAAAAGGCGAAATCGTAATGGCAGGAATCGGGCGCCTGACTGCAGACCGTGAGAACAACCTGCGTTTTACTCCTGAAAAGGGATCAAACTTTCTTGATGATGCCTTCGGTCTTGTTCCATTTACTTCCGAGCCTGTTAACCGTGAAGGCCTTCAGGAAAAGATCAGCCGCAGCCTGACCGGAAGCCGGGCATTACCTGCCATGCGCAAACTTCCTTCCACGCTCAGGTGGGCCGCCATACTGCTGCCCCTTGCTGCCATTTCGGTCTGGAGTGCGCTGAATACGGGAGGTCTGACCCGCCTGAAGAACAATTATGCCTCCCTGATCCCGGCGCAGTCCGAATCGCCGGTCCAGGTGAATACCGGTAACCCTGAAGTGGCAACCTATACGGTAAGCCCGGCCGAAATCACCCCGGAGCCTGTTTCAGCCCCTGAGCCTGCCGAAGCCGTAAAGCCTGACATTTACTTTGTAATTGCCGGGGCTTTCAGCATTCAGGAAAATGCCGAGAAATTGGTCAGCGATCTCAGGGCGGAAGGTTATGATGCTTCCATCGCAGGGCAAAACAGCCGGGGCCTTTACCATGTAAGCGCCGCCGGATTCAGTAACAAAGATCTGGCAATCAGCAAGGTGAATGAACTTCGACATGGCAAATTTCCCGATGCCTGGCTGCTGACACGCAGGTAA
- the kdsB gene encoding 3-deoxy-manno-octulosonate cytidylyltransferase, giving the protein MPKSMDFSDTGLTVAGIIPARYASTRFPGKPLVMIQGMSMIERVYRQASGCALLSTVIVATDDARIADHVTGFGGRVIMTSPHHPSGTDRIAETLRKLDENGEHYDIAVNIQGDEPTIRPEQIESVVNLFSNNETRIATLIKVIDKTEDLFNPNVVKVVTDKTGRALLFSRSPIPHIRQLPDEVWTSAFTFYRHIGIYAYRTQTLQDISQLPPAPPETAESLEQLRWLWNGYPIQTDITDFETIGIDTPEDLSKLTNIS; this is encoded by the coding sequence ATGCCGAAATCCATGGACTTTTCTGATACCGGCCTTACTGTTGCCGGTATCATCCCGGCCAGATACGCCTCCACCCGTTTCCCGGGGAAACCCCTGGTGATGATCCAGGGAATGAGCATGATTGAACGGGTTTATAGACAGGCCTCCGGCTGCGCGCTGCTCAGCACCGTGATCGTGGCCACTGATGATGCCAGGATTGCCGACCATGTTACCGGTTTCGGAGGAAGGGTCATTATGACCAGCCCGCACCACCCCAGCGGAACCGACCGCATTGCCGAAACACTCAGAAAACTTGACGAAAACGGTGAACACTATGATATTGCAGTGAATATCCAGGGCGATGAGCCAACCATACGTCCGGAACAGATCGAAAGTGTGGTAAACTTATTCAGCAACAACGAAACCCGGATAGCCACCCTGATCAAGGTTATCGATAAAACGGAAGACCTGTTCAATCCCAACGTGGTAAAGGTGGTTACTGACAAAACCGGCAGGGCCCTGCTTTTCAGCAGGTCGCCCATTCCGCATATCAGGCAGCTTCCAGATGAAGTATGGACATCGGCATTCACATTTTACAGGCATATCGGCATCTATGCCTACCGAACGCAAACGCTGCAGGATATTTCCCAGCTTCCGCCCGCCCCGCCCGAAACCGCTGAATCGCTGGAGCAGTTGCGCTGGCTATGGAACGGATATCCCATTCAAACAGATATCACTGATTTTGAAACCATTGGCATTGACACCCCCGAAGACTTATCAAAACTTACCAACATCTCTTGA